In Primulina eburnea isolate SZY01 chromosome 3, ASM2296580v1, whole genome shotgun sequence, one DNA window encodes the following:
- the LOC140826893 gene encoding uncharacterized protein, whose translation MAPTRRANQDASRAPEENNTRLSGAGGPPPNDPQPTIHLTPEELKKIITDAVNMANAKKAASHQASQHEQQRKQAQEEERREEERESAGSKSPTIAGELEELRKKVKALEGQAVSKGGIFVIKGCPFSDIIVREPLPGHFKSAKIKDYDGSSDPEEHLARFENMAMLHCYEDPIKCKVFLTTLVDSAQRWFEGLAPQSICCFEDFQKVFLHQFSSSKKYKKTAFSLFEVKQRQDETLRAYLKRFNRVALDVPTCAPETKTTAFMQGLWEGDFFRSLTKKLPENFEDLLSRAEKYINMEEAQNQKREALKRARGDRTYKTEERAPKKSGGGHFPHVPLKMARDREIQECKSNEVLPPRSGVRISKPEQKRYCTLHKNCAHDTNQCRVLGRNANRRPVSAPHLPRERSKQPPWLSRRSSLNIPQRTMSTSSGRRGGETSTREERIKPVGGEDPSPSRGVIKMISGGATDGDSNRARKARGRRECLEVDNKRRDEPIISFGPEDLQGVSLPHNDALVIQARIANYDVLRIFVDNGSSVNVIFKDALIQMDLHEYQLETVETALFGFAGHAVYPEGEIALPLTLGTGDLRKTVITTFTVVDAPSSYNVIIGRPAMNEMRAVASTYHQKIKFPVKGQVGEVKGDQPSSRRCYGETVRIDQKKARREGKGKEHQEEAREGEVHFVTEEEQESVEIESGKTIRIARDICATTRVKLLQCLKTNADIFAWSQQELTGISPQVAEHRLNILPGSRPIKQKKRHFGPKKDKIIEKQVEALLRAGQIREVHFPSWLSNVVLVPKSTGKWRMCVDFRDLNKACPKDCYPLPRIDQLVDSTSGCEILSFLDAYQGYHQIPLATEDQDKASFVTSGGTFCYVVMPFGLKNAGATYQRLMNLVFQKQIGRNIEVYVDDILIKTREVAHFIDDLIETFATLKQYRIKLNPAKCVFGVKSGKFLGFMVTDRGIEVNPEKIRAIMDMPSPQSVRDVQKLTGKIAALSRFISRSAHRSYPFFQVLRKAQKFGWDDNCEQAFQNLKKHLAELPVLAKPEPGEKLWVYLSATEIAVSSVLVKEEGTDQKPVYYVSHALRGAEMRYSELEKIALALVMTARKLRPYFLSHPIVVLTNSPLGRIMTHAEVSGRMIKWTVELGEYDIEYKPRAAIKAQALSDFLTEMIQPEEEKVWRVFVDGASNIAGCGVGVVLISPLEERIKLALRIDFRVTNNEAEYEAVLAGLRAAREIGASRIIIYSDSQLITQQIKGAYEVKNEKMLKYLNLITSQASSFTDWSIEQIPREENTEADTLAKLAASLTEVSTREILYCSKLVSSLEEETPPLREDSWMTPLIEYIKEGKLPEDRTQAVKIRKQVPRFALLNDVLYRRSFQGPLLKCLSGEETEYVLREIHEGCCGEHLGGTALSRKVILAGFWWPQVNQDATRLVQKCQGCQHHSNFHHRPIANMQPISASCPFDQWGLDIVGPFPPVRAQKKFLLVAVDYFSKWTMADNSKEKRLPLGVRK comes from the exons ATGGCTCCTACTAGGAGAGCAAACCAAGACGCCTCTCGAGCCCCAGAGGAAAACAATACACGTCTCTCTGGCGCAGGTGGTCCCCCCCCTAATGATCCTCAACCCACCATTCATTTGACTCCCGAAGAATTGAAGAAAATCATAACCGATGCTGTCAACATGGCTAACGCCAAAAAGGCTGCTTCTCACCAGGCCAGTCAGCATGAACAGCAGCGTAAGCAAGCACAAGAGGAAGAGAGAAGGGAAGAAGAAAGGGAAAGCGCAGGTTCTAAATCCCCCACTATCGCTGGAGAATTGGAAGAATTAAGAAAAAAAGTGAAAGCATTGGAAGGGCAGGCTGTCTCCAAGGGCGGTATTTTTGTAATCAAAGGCTGCCCATTCTCTGACATCATCGTCCGGGAACCACTTCCCGGGCATTTCAAGTCGGCAAaaatcaaagattatgatggaaGCTCTGACCCTGAGGAACACCTAGCGCGTTTCGAAAATATGGCCATGTTGCACTGCTATGAAGACCCAATCAAATGTAAAGTATTTCTTACCACTCTGGTCGATTCTGCACAGAGATGGTTTGAAGGGTTGGCGCCACAAAGCATCtgttgctttgaagattttcaaaaagtGTTCTTGCATCAATTTAGCAGCAGTAAAAAGTACAAAAAGACCGCCTTCAGTTTATTCGAAGTAAAGCAAAGGCAAGATGAAACCCTGAGGGCTTATCTCAAAAGATTCAATCGGGTGGCCCTTGATGTGCCGACCTGTGCACCTGAGACAAAAACCACCGCATTTATGCAAGGGTTATGGGAAGGGGATTTCTTCCGATCCTTAACCAAAAAACTGCCTGAAAATTTTGAGGATCTCCTGTCACGAGCGGAGAAATATATCAATATGGAAGAAGCGCAAAACCAGAAAAGAGAGGCCTTGAAAAGAGCAAGAGGAGATCGGACTTACAAAACTGAAGAAAGAGCTCCTAAGAAAAGTGGTGGGGGTCATTTCCCCCATGTGCCTTTAAAGATGGCTCGGGACAGAGAGATTCAAGAGTGCAAGTCAAATGAAGTCCTTCCTCCCCGTTCAGGGGTCAGAATCTCCAAGCCAGAACAAAAAAGGTACTGTACCCTTCATAAAAATTGTGCTCACGACACTAATCAGTGCCGAGTCCTAGGAAGAAATGCTAATAGACGTCCCGTGTCCGCGCCTCACCTGCCACGAGAACGATCTAAACAACCACCCTGGTTGTCCAGACGTTCATCGCTGAATATTCCCCAAAGAACGATGAGCACTTCAAGTGGAAGACGAGGAGGAGAAACGAGTACCCGGGAAGAGAGAATCAAGCCAGTGGGAGGAGAGGATCCTTCTCCGAGTCGAGGAGTAATCAAAATGATTTCAGGGGGAGCTACTGATGGCGACTCTAATCGGGCAAGGAAGGCAAGGGGTAGGAGGGAGTGTCTAGAAGTTGATAATAAAAGAAGAGACGAGCCGATTATAAGCTTTGGACCAGAAGATCTCCAAGGAGTGAGTTTACCTCACAATGATGCGCTGGTCATTCAGGCCCGCATCGCCAACTATGACGTGTTAAGAATTTTCGTGGATAATGGGAGCTCTGTCAATGTTATTTTCAAAGATGCCCTCATCCAAATGGATCTGCATGAATACCAGCTGGAAACTGTGGAAACCGCCCTGTTCGGGTTTGCTGGGCACGCCGTGTATCCAGAAGGGGAAATTGCTCTACCCCTGACTCTGGGCACTGGAGACTTGAGAAAAACTGTCATAACTACTTTCACAGTGGTGGACGCCCCATCTTCATATAATGTCATCATAGGGAGACCAGCCATGAATGAAATGAGAGCAGTGGCCTCGACGTACCACCAAAAGATCAAATTCCCGGTGAAAGGACAGGTCGGAGAAGTCAAGGGCGACCAGCCCTCTTCTCGAAGATGTTATGGAGAAACAGTCCGAATTGATCAGAAGAAGGCAAGAAGGGAAGGGAAGGGGAAAGAACACCAGGAAGAAGCCCGGGAAGGGGAAGTACACTTTGTGACGGAAGAAGAGCAAGAATCGGTGGAGATCGAGTCGGGAAAGACTATCCGGATAGCTCGGGACATCTGCGCCACCACCCGGGTAAAACTCTTGCAATGTTTAAAAACTAATGCCGATATCTTTGCTTGGTCTCAGCAGGAACTGACCGGGATCTCGCCCCAAGTGGCCGAGCATAGACTAAATATCCTCCCAGGGTCCCGGCCAATTAAGCAAAAAAAGCGACATTTCGGCCCGAAGAaagataaaataattgaaaaacaggTCGAAGCATTGCTGAGGGCTGGACAAATTAGGGAAGTCCATTTCCCTTCTTGGCTATCGAATGTAGTTCTCGTCCCAAAGTCTACTGGGAAATGGAGAATGTGCGTAGATTTCAGAGATCTGAATAAAGCTTGCCCGAAGGATTGTTACCCACTCCCTCGGATTGATCAGCTAGTCGATTCCACTTCTGGGTGTGAAATCTTGAGCTTTTTGGATGCATATCAGGGATATCATCAGATCCCTTTAGCTACAGAAGATCAAGACAAAGCTAGTTTCGTCACGTCTGGGGGAACTTTCTGCTATGTTGTAATGCCTTTTGGACTAAAAAATGCAGGGGCTACATATCAACGACTGATGAATCTTGTCTTTCAAAAACAGATAGGCCGAAATATTGAagtatatgtggatgacattttGATTAAAACCCGAGAAGTCGCCCATTTCATCGATGATCTGATCGAAACCTTCGCCACTTTGAAGCAGTATAGGATAAAACTTAACCCGGCCAAATGTGTGTTTGGGGTTAAGAGTGGCAAATTCTTGGGGTTCATGGTCACGGATCGAGGAATCGAAGTCAACCCAGAAAAAATCAGGGCTATCATGGATATGCCCTCTCCTCAGTCGGTTCGAGATGTGCAAAAACTGACAGGGAAAATTGCAGCCTTATCACGCTTCATTTCCCGATCTGCACACCGTAGCTATCCTTTCTTTCAAGTTCTGAGGAAAGCACAGAAATTCGGCTGGGATGACAACTGCGAGCAGGcctttcaaaatttgaaaaaacacTTGGCTGAATTGCCTGTCTTAGCAAAACCCGAGCCCGGAGAAAAATTGTGGGTCTATCTCTCAGCCACCGAAATTGCTGTTAGTTCCGTGCTCGTCAAGGAAGAAGGGACCGATCAGAAGCCTGTCTACTATGTCAGTCACGCCCTTCGCGGAGCCGAAATGAGATACAGTGAATTAGAAAAGATTGCTCTAGCTTTGGTAATGACTGCTCGAAAGTTGAGACCGTATTTCCTATCACATCCCATTGTGGTCCTCACTAATTCTCCTCTCGGCAGAATTATGACTCATGCAGAGGTCTCGGGGAGGATGATCAAATGGACTGTAGAACTCGGGGAATACGATATTGAGTATAAACCCCGGGCTGCAATAAAAGCACAAGCGCTATCAGATTTCTTAACAGAAATGATCCAGCCcgaggaagaaaaagtgtggaggGTATTTGTTGATGgcgcttcaaacatagcgggaTGCGGAGTGGGGGTCGTCTTGATCTCCCCACTCGAAGAAAGGATTAAATTGGCTTTAAGGATTGACTTTAGGGTCACGAATAATGAAGCAGAATACGAAGCTGTCTTGGCAGGGTTGCGTGCTGCCCGTGAGATTGGGGCATCCCGAATCATCATTTATTCCGACTCCCAGCTGATTACTCAACAAATTAAGGGAGCTTACGAAGTTAAGAATGAAAAGATGCTCAAGTACTTGAATCTTATCACTTCTCAAGCGTCATCCTTCACAGACTGGAGTATCGAACAGATTCCCCGGGAAGAAAACACCGAAGCCGACACATTGGCTAAATTGGCGGCTTCCTTGACAGAAGTAAGCACCCGGGAGATTCTCTATTGTTCGAAGCTCGTATCCTCGCTTGAAGAAGAAACACCCCCGCTGAGAGAAGACTCTTGGATGACTCCTCTCATAGAATATATAAAGGAGGGAAAACTTCCAGAAGACCGGACCCAAGCTGTAAAGATCAGGAAGCAGGTACCCCGATTTGCCCTTTTAAATGATGTTTTATATAGGCGATCCTTTCAGGGCCCCTTACTCAAGTGCCTATCGGGGGAAGAGACAGAGTATGTCCTTCGGGAAATACATGAGGGATGTTGTGGGGAACATCTCGGGGGAACGGCTCTATCGCGGAAGGTTATTTTAGCAGGATTTTGGTGGCCCCAAGTAAACCAAGATGCTACCCGGCTCGTCCAGAAATGCCAAGGTTGTCAACATCACTCTAATTTCCACCACCGCCCAATTGCTAACATGCAACCGATCTCCGCATCATGCCCTTTTGACCAATGGGGATTGGACATCGTGGGTCCCTTTCCGCCAGTTCGCGCCCAGAAGAAGTTCCTCCTGGTAGCTGTGGATTATTTTTCTAAATGG ACAATGGCAGACAATTCCAAGGAAAAAAGATTACCTCTTGGTGTCAGGAAATGA
- the LOC140826895 gene encoding uncharacterized protein, with product MAKDSVNVANISANLSSVPVLNGTNFKDWKENIQIVLGCMDMDLAIRMEKPTTPTEISSSEERARFEKWDCSNRISLMIIKRAIPEVFRGAVSENITNAKEYLAEIEKRFAKSDKAETSTILKA from the exons ATGGCTAAAGATTCAG TGAATGTTGCTAATATTTCTGCCAACTTAAGTTCAGTACCAGTCCTTAATGGTACTAACTTTAAGGACTGGAAGGAGAACATTCAGATAGTTCTCGGGTGCATGGACATGGACCTTGCGATTCGGATGGAGAAACCCACTACTCCTACGGAAATTAGCTCATCTGAAGAGAGAGCTAGATTTGAGAAGTGGGATTGCTCCAATCGCATAAGTCTGATGATCATCAAACGTGCCATTCCGGAGGTGTTTAGGGGTGCAGTGTCTGAGAACATCaccaatgccaaggagtacctTGCAGAAATCGAGAAGCGCTTTGCCAAAAGCGATAAGGCTGAAACAAGCACTATTCTAAAAGCTTAA
- the LOC140827011 gene encoding BEL1-like homeodomain protein 7, with protein MLTKKENLETKFMATYFPKSNNQSDAATMLYSRDPLPGSYSETPVIPGNTMMYMNFSPSSGPFSDALAGNSQRQSTCFEIQPADNSEPGSSQQEIMLNFGGSRIVEHDLSSWKDGRNEMLMMHPINGGRVLQGQGLSLSLGTHIPSGMQISQIPYQNDTSSFSPFLDPNPSLSNDERGGNQSFEEDDNSRTRQLSYNEYVLSCIQGTNADAIKSDSYGMSSMTRAIPNSKYLKAAQQLLDEVVNVKKAIKEQSFKKELVKDSKEGDGGLGDGDSDPSQAGVSSVLPESSSNSTNELPAAEKQDLQNKLTKLLAMMDEVDRRYKQYYHQMKIVVSSFDVIAGSGAAKPYTALALLTISRHFRCLRDAINGQIQGARKNLGEQDDSSNGKGIVISRLRYVDKQLRQQRALQQLGMMPQHAWRPQRGLPETSVSILRAWLFEHFLHPYPKDSDKIMLARQTGLTRSQVSNWFINARVRLWKPMVEEMYKEETGDAEVDSNSSSETTPRTTKTDAKTSQEKGEDFHQTSTSSGQLLASNSIPMPDVEMVELDNNASFQPPSKYCTRKSGDEQRQIDETTLFQDSMGHSNYGTDRFIEAAYHISEFERFGNGSGKISLTLGLQQSAGGSIPICNDTRYGFVNTRGSDAYNASNLAMETEITEFDCIDSENRQQRFVPPRLLHDFVA; from the exons ATGTTAACCAAGAAGGAAAATCTGGAAACAAAATTCATGGCTACATATTTTCCAAAATCAAACAATCAAAGTGATGCTGCAACGATGCTCTATTCAAGGGATCCTTTGCCTGGTTCTTATTCAGAAACACCAGTTATTCCCGGAAACACGATGATGTATATGAATTTCTCACCTTCCTCGGGGCCGTTTTCTGATGCACTTGCTGGGAATTCTCAAAGGCAAAGCACCTGTTTTGAAATTCAGCCTGCTGACAATTCTGAGCCTGGCTCATCTCAACAAGAAATAATGCTAAATTTCGGAGGTTCCCGAATTGTAGAACATGATTTAAGCTCATGGAAAGATGGTAGAAACGAGATGCTAATGATGCACCCCATAAATGGTGGTCGTGTTCTTCAAGGTCAAGGATTATCCCTTAGTCTCGGTACACACATACCCTCAGGAATGCAGATATCACAGATCCCGTATCAGAATGATACTTCCAGTTTCTCTCCATTCTTGGATCCGAACCCATCACTCTCTAATGATGAGAGGGGTGGGAACCAGTCTTTCGAAGAAGATGACAATTCACGAACTAGGCAGTTGAGCTATAACGAATATGTGCTTTCTTGTATTCAAGGAACCAATGCCGATGCAATAAAATCCGATTCATATGGCATGTCAAGCATGACACGAGCCATTCCTAACTCAAAATACCTGAAAGCTGCACAACAACTGCTTGATGAAGTTGTTAATGTCAAAAAAGCTATTAAGGAACAAAGTTTCAAGAAAGAGTTAGTAAAGGACTCAAAAGAAGGTGATGGGGGCTTGGGAGATGGCGATTCAGATCCTTCTCAAGCAGGGGTATCTTCAGTTCTACCTGAGTCAAGCAGCAACTCCACTAATGAACTTCCAGCCGCTGAGAAGCAGGATTTGCAGAATAAATTGACAAAGCTTTTGGCAATGATGGACGAG GTTGACAGGCGATACAAGCAGTATTATCATCAGATGAAGATAGTGGTGTCTTCCTTTGATGTGATAGCTGGATCTGGGGCAGCTAAACCATACACGGCACTTGCCCTTCTCACAATTTCTCGCCATTTTCGCTGCTTGCGCGATGCCATAAATGGCCAGATTCAAGGAGCACGGAAAAACCTTGGTGAGCAAGATGATTCTTCAAATGGCAAAGGGATTGTCATATCACGCCTACGTTACGTGGACAAGCAACTCAGACAACAGAGAGCCCTTCAGCAGCTTGGAATGATGCCACAGCATGCATGGAGGCCACAGAGGGGACTTCCTGAAACATCTGTTTCAATCTTGCGTGCTTGGCTTTTCGAGCACTTTCTCCATCC ATATCCAAAAGATTCTGACAAGATAATGCTAGCTAGGCAAACGGGACTAACAAGAAGTCAG GTCTCAAATTGGTTCATAAATGCTCGAGTCAGGCTTTGGAAGCCCATGGTTGAAGAAATGTACAaagaagagaccggtgacgcgGAAGTCGACTCTAATTCTTCCTCAGAAACCACTCCAAGAACCACAAAAACtgatgcaaaaacatctcaggAGAAAGGAGAAGATTTTCACCAAACCTCGACCTCTTCTGGCCAGCTCCTTGCCTCGAATTCCATCCCCATGCCCGACGTAGAAATGGTGGAACTAGATAACAATGCCAGTTTCCAACCTCCAAGCAAGTACTGTACAAGAAAATCAGGAGACGAGCAGAGGCAGATTGATGAGACTACTCTCTTTCAAGATTCTATGGGACATTCGAATTATGGCACCGACCGATTTATTGAAGCTGCATACCATATTTCGGAATTCGAAAGATTTGGAAATGGGAGTGGAAAGATTTCACTCACACTAGGATTGCAGCAGAGCGCAGGTGGTAGCATTCCAATTTGTAATGATACTCGCTATGGTTTTGTGAATACAAGAGGATCTGATGCATACAATGCATCAAATTTGGCTATGGAGACTGAgattacagaattcgattgtatCGATTCTGAAAATCGGCAGCAACGGTTCGTCCCTCCCCGTCTTTTACATGACTTTGTAGCATGA